In the genome of Vicia villosa cultivar HV-30 ecotype Madison, WI linkage group LG7, Vvil1.0, whole genome shotgun sequence, one region contains:
- the LOC131618960 gene encoding uncharacterized protein LOC131618960, protein MATHQMQFQEETRNNQKNTSASIKNLEVQMGEIAQQLATSQGPDSLPSATIANPRNNHIVKAIVIRSGKTVGNVEEDEIEDEGLLEVDLEIRDEQRQTEQVVVPLMDEKKKKSEPQQKFVLLYPQRTKKKDLSEKNFEKLLELFKKLEINIPFAEALEQMPIYVKFMKDIISKKRSINTEPILLTETCSAILQGLKDPIKKKDRGVVTIPCTIRDISFKKALIDLGASVSLMPLSIYKKLELGEVQDTRMTLQFADHSMKSHYGIATAILEKIDKFVFLVDFVVLEIPEDEEIPLILGRPFLETGRCMIDIDEGTMTLKMKTD, encoded by the exons ATGGCAACTCACCAAATGCAGTTTCAAGAGGAAACTAGAAATAATCAGAAGAACACTTCAGCTTCTATAAAAAATTTAGAAGTTCAGATGGGTGAAATAGCTCAACAATTGGCAACTTCTCAAGGACCAGATAGCCTACCAAGTGCAACCATAGCAAACCCAAGAAACAACCACATTGTGAAAGCTATAGTAATAAGAAGTGGTAAAACTGTGGGGaatgttgaagaagatgagattgaagatgaaggattACTCGAGGTAGACTTAGAAATCAGAGATGAACAGAGACAAACCGAGCAAGTTGTGGTCCCTCTGATggatgagaaaaagaaaaaaagtgaaccTCAGCAAAAGTTTGTTCTTCTGTATCCTCAAAGAACGAAGAAGAAAGACCTTAGTGAGAAAAATTTTGAGAAATTATTGGAATTGTTCAAGAAGCTTGAAATTAACATTCCATTTGCTGAAGCTTTGGAGCAAATGCCTATATATGTTAAATTCATGAAAGACATCATCTCTAAAAAGCGGTCCATTAACACGGAGCCGATATTGCTAACTGAAAcatgtagtgctattttgcagggtctTAAGGATCCGATAAAGAAGAAAGATAGAGGTGTTGTTACAATTCCTTGCACTATCAGGGATATATCATTCAAAAAGGCACTTATTGATTTAGGTGCTAGTGTGAGCTTGATGCCTCTTTCTATATACAAAAAGCTTGAGCTGGGTGAGGTACAAGATACTCGTATGACACTTCAATTTGCAGATCATTCAATGAAAAGTCATTATGGTATTGCAACTGCTATCCTTGAGAAGATTGATAAGTTTGTGTTTCTGGTCGATTTTGTGGTCCTTGAAATTccagaagatgaagaaattcCTCTAATCTTAGGAAGACCTTTTCTAGAGACAGGAAGGTgtatgatagacattgatgaagGCACCATGACACTCAAG ATGAAGACAGATTAA